One part of the Francisella adeliensis genome encodes these proteins:
- a CDS encoding MFS transporter codes for MHVIQVLSLAGYAILIGMLNFYLSNEAGFTKVEANTLTASFFALNFLLHFLGGALGGRYFSFRGLFLTSLILQAVSMVLIAMPHDYDAIVIGLAIFITGAGLNTSCLNMMLTQLFDANDSRREMAFSVNYTAMNFGFLCCFVLSGMLQSYSAYNIAFYIASFLLVIASVLQLINFKNVKDHDTYFSKVFSKKKVRFAIMPSIIILCLGFSLTLIKNPEYGVDLIVSVFFIVLIYLIRLALKQEGIYRSRILVFLALASAGMITAFVLGMQTSAIENFVEYNTTKTILGIHLSPAFVNSFETVGVIVFGIILAQIIAKKNDLNKAVYPTTSIIRGLVFYVLAFLIIPFGILVSGNDGMVSLIIPIVMLLIVGGGEVQINATNYALVGKLIEPKHQGLFTGYFFVSVAVGVIASGYMANYTIGNQLNSHEITALGTNQLYTNLFVGLSVLTAVIAAIYFFASRKMNRVFDSSL; via the coding sequence ATGCATGTTATTCAAGTTTTATCACTAGCTGGTTATGCTATCTTAATCGGAATGTTAAACTTTTATCTTAGCAATGAAGCAGGTTTCACTAAAGTAGAAGCAAATACTCTAACTGCTAGCTTCTTTGCCTTAAACTTTCTATTACACTTTTTAGGTGGTGCTCTAGGTGGGCGTTATTTTAGTTTTAGAGGATTGTTTTTAACAAGCTTAATATTACAAGCTGTCAGTATGGTACTAATAGCTATGCCTCATGATTATGACGCTATCGTTATTGGTCTTGCGATATTTATCACAGGAGCTGGTCTAAATACAAGCTGTTTAAATATGATGCTTACCCAACTTTTTGATGCAAATGACTCTAGAAGAGAAATGGCTTTTTCTGTTAACTATACGGCTATGAACTTCGGCTTTCTTTGCTGCTTTGTGCTTTCTGGAATGCTACAAAGTTATTCAGCATATAATATTGCCTTCTACATAGCATCATTTTTACTTGTAATTGCCTCTGTTTTACAGCTTATAAACTTTAAAAATGTCAAAGATCACGATACTTATTTTTCTAAAGTTTTTTCTAAGAAAAAAGTTCGCTTTGCTATAATGCCGTCAATTATTATCCTTTGTCTTGGTTTTTCGTTAACACTAATCAAGAACCCTGAATACGGAGTTGACCTGATTGTTTCTGTATTTTTTATAGTTTTAATCTACCTAATTCGTTTAGCATTAAAGCAAGAAGGAATTTATCGCTCAAGAATTTTAGTCTTTTTAGCATTAGCATCAGCAGGCATGATAACTGCTTTTGTACTAGGTATGCAAACTTCCGCGATAGAAAACTTTGTAGAGTATAACACTACAAAAACGATACTAGGCATCCATCTTTCTCCGGCCTTTGTAAATTCTTTTGAAACTGTTGGCGTTATCGTGTTTGGTATAATACTTGCTCAGATAATTGCTAAAAAGAATGATTTAAATAAAGCCGTATATCCAACCACAAGTATAATTAGAGGCTTAGTATTTTATGTACTTGCTTTTTTAATAATTCCTTTTGGAATTTTAGTTTCAGGCAATGATGGTATGGTAAGTCTGATCATACCTATAGTAATGTTACTTATAGTCGGTGGTGGTGAGGTTCAAATCAATGCTACAAATTACGCTTTAGTAGGTAAACTTATCGAACCTAAACACCAGGGTTTATTTACAGGTTACTTCTTTGTAAGTGTGGCTGTAGGTGTGATTGCTTCAGGATATATGGCAAACTATACTATAGGTAATCAACTGAATTCTCATGAAATCACTGCCTTAGGTACAAACCAACTATATACAAACCTATTTGTAGGGCTATCAGTTTTAACTGCTGTTATTGCCGCAATATACTTCTTTGCCTCTAGAAAAATGAACAGAGTATTTGATAGTTCTTTATAA
- a CDS encoding ABC transporter ATP-binding protein encodes MSNISKKPIVSIKNLSKQFEDGHVAVDTVNLDVYSKEFFSLLGGSGSGKSTLLRMLAGFEKPTDGKIIIDGVDMSNIPPYKRPVNMMFQSYALFPHMNIKQNIMFGLKQEKSLRKEDIEKATNSALKIIKMDHLEKRKPHQLSGGQRQRVALARCLAKRPKLILLDEPLSALDKNLRDQMQFELVDIQEQTGSTFIMVTHDQEEAMTMSTRIGIMSDGWLEQVSPPSEIYEFPKSRFVANFIGKSAIFEGKVEQISNNKSIITSNQANTSFILERNIEAIESQEIWVGIRPEKITISKEMPKDYNPQNPINCVKGIVKDIAYLGGLSTYHVKTLNGMIVKATDFNIERNADNPTWEDEVYLSWESQNIMVLYS; translated from the coding sequence ATGAGTAATATATCTAAAAAACCTATTGTCTCCATTAAGAATTTATCTAAGCAATTTGAAGATGGTCATGTAGCTGTAGATACTGTAAACCTTGATGTTTATTCTAAAGAATTCTTTTCACTTTTAGGTGGTTCTGGTAGTGGTAAAAGTACTCTACTTAGAATGCTCGCAGGATTTGAAAAACCCACTGATGGTAAAATTATCATTGATGGTGTCGATATGTCAAATATTCCTCCATACAAAAGACCTGTAAATATGATGTTTCAATCGTATGCCCTATTTCCTCACATGAATATAAAGCAAAACATCATGTTTGGACTTAAACAAGAGAAATCCCTAAGAAAGGAAGATATTGAAAAAGCTACGAATTCTGCTCTTAAAATCATCAAAATGGATCATCTTGAAAAGAGAAAACCTCACCAGCTATCTGGTGGACAACGTCAAAGAGTAGCTTTAGCAAGATGTCTTGCAAAAAGGCCCAAACTTATACTACTAGATGAACCACTTTCAGCATTAGATAAAAACTTACGCGATCAAATGCAGTTTGAGCTTGTAGATATTCAAGAGCAAACAGGTAGTACTTTTATAATGGTAACTCATGATCAAGAAGAAGCTATGACTATGTCTACTCGTATTGGGATTATGTCTGATGGTTGGCTTGAGCAGGTGAGTCCTCCAAGTGAGATTTATGAATTCCCAAAAAGTCGTTTTGTTGCAAACTTCATTGGTAAAAGTGCTATATTTGAAGGTAAAGTTGAACAAATATCTAACAACAAAAGTATAATAACCTCAAACCAAGCCAACACTTCTTTTATATTAGAAAGAAATATTGAGGCTATAGAGAGTCAAGAGATATGGGTTGGGATAAGACCTGAAAAGATAACTATCAGTAAAGAAATGCCCAAAGATTATAACCCTCAGAATCCTATCAACTGCGTAAAAGGTATTGTAAAAGACATAGCGTATCTTGGTGGACTTTCAACATATCATGTTAAAACTTTAAACGGCATGATTGTAAAAGCTACCGATTTTAATATCGAAAGAAATGCTGACAATCCAACTTGGGAAGATGAAGTATATCTAAGTTGGGAATCTCAAAATATTATGGTGTTATATTCATAA
- a CDS encoding ABC transporter permease, giving the protein MQNLQKSFRHTLIYLVPMVWFLVFLLIPFIFVIGISFTLPADGTPPVTHIFDYSDSTIHFTLYLRNYLELIHYNIIFIALFNSLKIAIVTTILCILIGYPMALALSRAEKKTQLFFLILIVIPYWTSFLLRTYAWVTLLGNHTFNEFLMSLGLPSMALLYNDFSMYLGMVYCYLPFLVLPLYSTLIKIDPTLYEAAEDLGSKPINSFFKITLPLSMPGLIAGSLLIFIPAVGEVVVPQIMGGMNSLMIGNIIWEEFFTSNNWGMAAAISVALIAILALPILWMQRIQVKKTFI; this is encoded by the coding sequence ATGCAAAATTTACAAAAAAGTTTTCGACATACGCTAATCTATTTGGTGCCTATGGTATGGTTTTTAGTATTTTTACTAATACCTTTTATCTTTGTAATAGGTATAAGTTTTACATTACCTGCTGATGGTACACCACCTGTCACACATATTTTTGATTATAGTGATAGTACTATTCACTTCACTCTGTATCTTAGAAACTATCTTGAGCTTATTCACTATAATATTATATTTATAGCTCTTTTTAACTCTCTCAAAATAGCTATTGTCACAACGATATTATGTATATTAATTGGCTACCCAATGGCACTTGCTTTATCACGAGCAGAGAAAAAAACTCAGCTATTTTTTTTAATTTTAATTGTGATTCCGTACTGGACTTCTTTCTTACTTAGGACTTATGCTTGGGTAACTTTATTAGGTAATCATACATTTAATGAGTTTCTAATGAGTTTAGGACTACCGAGCATGGCTTTACTTTATAATGATTTTTCAATGTATCTTGGTATGGTTTATTGTTACCTACCTTTTTTAGTTTTGCCACTTTACAGCACTCTTATTAAGATAGATCCTACGCTATACGAAGCTGCTGAAGATTTAGGCTCAAAACCTATAAATTCATTTTTCAAAATCACTCTACCACTTTCTATGCCAGGACTTATAGCTGGTAGTTTATTGATATTTATCCCTGCTGTTGGTGAAGTGGTTGTGCCTCAAATTATGGGTGGTATGAACTCACTAATGATTGGTAATATTATTTGGGAAGAGTTTTTTACCTCAAACAACTGGGGTATGGCTGCAGCAATTTCTGTAGCCTTAATTGCAATATTGGCGTTACCGATATTGTGGATGCAACGAATACAAGTCAAAAAGACTTTTATATAA
- a CDS encoding ABC transporter permease: protein MKKFSFSNIMLMLGLVFLYIPLVILVLFSFSDSEIINLWGGFTFNWYHEAIHDTDIINATITSLKIATITAVISTFLGTIVAYAITRFHFFRSRSFLYGLVATPLVLPDIILGVAFLLMFSALGQFIGWPTERGTTTVVIAHVTMCTAYVTIVMQSRIASVDISLEEAALDLGAGPIKTFFSVMIPQLLPALITSALLTFTLSIDDLVVTEFVAGSDNPTLPMYIYSTVKNGPTPEINALATIMIAIIVIGVLAAMLISSRFKRK, encoded by the coding sequence ATGAAAAAATTCTCATTTAGTAATATTATGCTTATGCTTGGCTTAGTATTTTTATATATCCCATTAGTAATACTTGTATTATTTTCATTTAGTGATTCAGAGATTATCAATCTATGGGGTGGGTTTACTTTTAACTGGTATCATGAAGCAATTCACGATACAGACATCATTAATGCAACTATTACAAGCCTCAAAATAGCAACTATTACTGCGGTTATTTCCACTTTTTTAGGAACTATTGTTGCTTATGCTATTACTAGGTTTCATTTTTTTAGAAGTCGAAGTTTTTTATATGGGCTAGTTGCTACCCCATTGGTATTACCAGATATTATACTAGGTGTTGCATTCTTGCTGATGTTTTCTGCTTTAGGGCAGTTTATCGGTTGGCCAACAGAGCGAGGAACTACAACAGTAGTTATAGCCCATGTAACAATGTGTACAGCTTATGTAACTATCGTAATGCAATCACGCATCGCTAGTGTAGATATATCTCTTGAAGAGGCAGCATTAGATCTAGGTGCTGGGCCTATCAAGACATTTTTCAGTGTCATGATTCCACAACTTTTGCCCGCCTTAATTACATCTGCTTTACTTACATTTACATTGTCTATAGATGATTTAGTTGTTACAGAATTTGTTGCTGGTAGTGATAACCCTACCCTGCCGATGTATATTTATTCAACAGTTAAAAATGGTCCTACACCAGAGATAAATGCTTTAGCTACTATTATGATAGCTATTATAGTGATTGGTGTATTAGCCGCTATGCTTATTTCTTCAAGATTTAAAAGAAAATAG
- a CDS encoding catalase encodes MSKKTTMTTSAGCPIADNQNSLTAGERGPVLLQDYQLIEKLAHQNRERIPERVVHAKGWGAYGTFKVTNPDISKYSKAKFLQSNKETEVLLRFSTVAGELGAADNERDVRGFALKFYTEEGNWDLVGNNTPVFFVRDPKKFPDFIHTQKRHPKTNLRSSTAAWDFWSLSPESLHQLTILFSDRGCPKTPMHMNGYGSHTLSLISDDNKRYWVKWHFKTQQGHEHYTNQEAEKVIGKTREGYQESLFYTIESGKYPKWDVQVQIMPEEDADKTSYNPFDLTKVWPHSEYPMIDVGELELNRNPDNYFAEIEQAAFSPSNIVPGIGFSPDKMLQARIFSYADAHRYRLGTHYEALPVNAPKCPVHHYHKDGSMRFFDNFAKNCDAYYEPNSFNGATEDDKYKEPPLKIRGDADYYNHRIGNDDYSQPRALYELFNNDQKSRLFMNIAESMQGVPKHIIERQLAHFEKICTTYADGVKQALSSLS; translated from the coding sequence ATGTCTAAAAAAACAACTATGACTACTTCTGCAGGATGTCCAATAGCAGATAACCAAAATTCTCTAACTGCTGGTGAGAGAGGTCCTGTACTACTCCAAGACTACCAACTTATAGAAAAACTAGCACATCAAAATCGTGAAAGAATACCAGAGCGAGTTGTTCACGCTAAAGGTTGGGGTGCTTATGGTACTTTTAAAGTTACAAACCCAGATATTAGCAAATACTCTAAAGCTAAGTTTTTACAATCAAATAAAGAAACTGAAGTTTTATTAAGATTTTCAACTGTTGCAGGTGAACTAGGTGCTGCAGATAACGAGCGAGATGTAAGGGGCTTTGCGCTTAAGTTCTATACAGAAGAAGGTAACTGGGACTTGGTTGGTAACAATACTCCTGTATTTTTTGTGCGTGACCCTAAAAAATTTCCTGATTTTATTCACACTCAAAAACGCCATCCGAAAACAAACCTAAGAAGCTCTACAGCTGCTTGGGATTTTTGGTCATTAAGTCCTGAGTCATTACATCAACTTACAATCCTTTTCTCTGATCGTGGTTGCCCTAAGACACCTATGCACATGAATGGCTATGGTTCTCATACTCTTAGTTTAATTAGTGATGATAATAAACGCTACTGGGTGAAATGGCATTTTAAAACTCAACAAGGTCATGAGCATTATACAAACCAAGAAGCTGAAAAAGTTATTGGTAAAACTCGTGAAGGTTATCAAGAATCATTGTTTTACACTATTGAATCAGGTAAGTATCCTAAATGGGATGTTCAGGTGCAAATAATGCCTGAAGAAGATGCTGATAAAACTAGTTACAACCCTTTTGATCTAACTAAGGTTTGGCCACATAGTGAATACCCGATGATTGATGTTGGTGAACTTGAGTTAAATCGTAATCCTGATAACTATTTCGCCGAGATTGAGCAAGCTGCTTTTAGCCCTTCAAACATCGTACCAGGTATTGGTTTTTCACCAGATAAAATGCTTCAAGCTAGAATCTTCTCTTATGCTGATGCACATAGATATAGATTAGGTACACACTATGAGGCTCTACCTGTAAATGCTCCTAAATGTCCTGTACATCATTATCACAAAGATGGTTCGATGAGATTTTTTGATAATTTTGCAAAAAATTGTGATGCTTATTATGAGCCAAATAGTTTTAATGGTGCTACTGAAGACGATAAGTACAAAGAACCTCCACTAAAAATAAGGGGCGATGCAGACTACTATAACCATAGAATAGGTAATGATGATTATAGCCAGCCTAGAGCATTATATGAGCTTTTTAATAATGACCAAAAATCGCGTTTATTTATGAATATAGCTGAATCTATGCAAGGTGTACCTAAGCATATAATAGAAAGGCAATTAGCTCATTTTGAGAAAATCTGTACAACTTATGCTGATGGTGTGAAACAAGCTCTAAGTAGCTTAAGCTAA
- the msrB gene encoding peptide-methionine (R)-S-oxide reductase MsrB, protein MKKLLILTTLLPVFAYCNTEPWQNFNKEEKLKKLSKLQYSVTQEDGTERAFHNKYWDNHKQGIYVDIVSGEPLFSSTDKYESGTGWPSFSKPINSKFIKLNKDSSWFMTRTEVNSKYGDSHLGHVFNDGPKPTGKRYCMNSASLKFIPKEDMEKDGYGEYLYLFDKKASNK, encoded by the coding sequence ATGAAAAAACTTCTTATTTTAACAACCCTTTTACCAGTTTTTGCATATTGTAATACTGAACCTTGGCAAAATTTCAACAAAGAGGAAAAACTTAAAAAGCTGTCTAAACTTCAGTATTCTGTAACACAAGAAGATGGTACTGAAAGAGCATTTCATAACAAATATTGGGATAACCATAAGCAAGGAATTTATGTAGATATAGTCTCAGGCGAGCCTTTATTTAGCTCAACAGATAAATATGAGTCTGGTACAGGTTGGCCAAGTTTTTCTAAGCCAATAAACTCTAAGTTCATAAAACTTAACAAGGATAGCAGCTGGTTTATGACTAGAACAGAAGTTAATTCAAAATATGGCGACTCGCATCTTGGTCATGTATTTAATGATGGACCAAAGCCCACTGGCAAACGCTACTGTATGAATTCTGCCTCTTTAAAATTCATTCCAAAAGAAGATATGGAAAAAGATGGTTACGGCGAGTACTTATATTTGTTTGATAAAAAAGCTTCAAATAAATAA
- a CDS encoding PQ-loop domain-containing transporter produces MQQYGETLLQVSLFIYAIQFLPQIIHNLINKNSLVNISILTQFGMLFIVLCDLVQEFHNDAHWSFILIPLIYCTCLTIQQLQISLNNRNLNPVINLMYAMLLSIAFLAIRSNNTLVPQTSIVIELAFNFAIWVPQIHKNIKQKRCDGYSLLFVVLSLVAILCELASSLIITDNIVIHINLIVCSFTICFVLYQKFYYRNTTLQTR; encoded by the coding sequence ATGCAACAGTACGGCGAAACTTTACTCCAAGTATCATTATTCATATATGCGATACAATTTTTACCTCAAATAATACACAACCTCATAAATAAGAATAGCCTAGTAAATATAAGTATTCTCACACAATTTGGTATGTTATTTATAGTTCTATGTGACTTAGTCCAAGAGTTTCACAATGATGCACATTGGTCATTTATACTAATCCCTCTTATCTACTGCACTTGCTTAACTATACAACAACTTCAAATCTCGCTAAACAACCGTAATTTAAACCCAGTTATAAACCTTATGTATGCGATGCTACTATCTATTGCATTTCTAGCTATTAGATCTAATAATACTCTAGTACCTCAAACATCTATAGTTATAGAGTTAGCATTTAACTTTGCAATATGGGTTCCTCAGATACATAAAAACATCAAGCAAAAAAGATGTGATGGTTATAGTTTGCTATTTGTAGTTCTATCTCTTGTAGCGATACTCTGCGAACTTGCTAGTAGTTTAATTATTACGGATAATATTGTAATACATATAAATCTTATAGTTTGTTCATTCACAATCTGCTTTGTCCTATACCAAAAATTTTATTATAGGAATACTACTTTACAAACTCGATGA
- a CDS encoding biotin transporter BioY — protein MNRFLLLLTLICLLALSAQIKINIIPTIPLTLQTYAICMILIFAPLELASISVCLYVVLGTLNIPVFAGGASGINVLFGYTGGYILGFILASTLIYLIRNVKTLQLTKSNIFIYAIIIHIIIVACGFLQLGLLKNFTFSLYNGLLPLLLPALIKSTIVLITYQLYKKLRNYID, from the coding sequence ATGAATAGATTTCTACTACTCTTGACCTTAATCTGCTTATTAGCTTTAAGTGCTCAGATAAAAATAAATATAATTCCAACAATACCTCTTACTTTACAAACTTATGCTATCTGTATGATTCTTATATTTGCACCTCTAGAGTTAGCAAGTATCAGTGTCTGTTTATATGTAGTACTTGGCACTTTAAATATCCCTGTATTTGCAGGTGGAGCTAGCGGTATAAATGTTTTGTTTGGATATACAGGCGGATATATATTAGGGTTTATTCTAGCTTCAACCCTCATTTATTTGATAAGAAATGTGAAGACCTTGCAATTAACCAAATCAAATATTTTCATTTATGCAATAATTATTCACATAATTATAGTCGCTTGTGGATTTCTTCAATTAGGACTTTTAAAAAACTTCACATTTAGCTTATATAATGGGTTACTACCTTTACTATTACCAGCTTTGATAAAATCAACAATAGTATTAATAACCTATCAACTATATAAGAAATTGAGGAATTATATAGACTAA
- the aroC gene encoding chorismate synthase — MSGNTFGKLFTVTTCGESHGDSLAAIIDGCPANIEITEADIQLELDRRKPGQSKFTTQRKEPDEVKIISGVFEGKTTGTPIGLIIKNQDQKSKDYGDIKDKFRPGHADYTYFKKYGVRDYRGGGRSSARETAMRVAAGAIAKKVLAHFGIEIYGYCSQIGEIKIPFADKNNINQNSFFIANNDYIEKCESLIHKIRKEGDSIGAEVTVVVDGLEAGLGRPVFDRLDANIAHALMSINAVKAVSIGDGFDCVAQKGSEHRDEITKEDGFLTNHAGGILGGISSGQEILAKVAFKPTSSILKTGKTIDTNGENTNIITKGRHDPCVGIRGVPIAEAMLALVIIDEFLISKAYI; from the coding sequence ATGTCAGGAAACACTTTCGGTAAACTTTTTACAGTAACTACTTGTGGCGAAAGCCATGGAGACTCTCTTGCAGCAATTATTGATGGTTGTCCAGCGAACATTGAAATCACAGAAGCTGATATTCAGCTTGAGCTAGATAGACGCAAACCTGGTCAATCAAAATTTACAACTCAACGCAAAGAGCCTGATGAGGTAAAGATTATATCAGGAGTATTTGAGGGGAAAACTACTGGTACGCCAATTGGCTTAATCATAAAAAATCAAGACCAAAAATCTAAAGATTATGGTGATATAAAAGACAAATTCCGCCCAGGCCATGCTGACTACACATACTTTAAGAAATATGGAGTTCGTGACTATCGAGGTGGTGGTAGATCTTCAGCTCGTGAAACTGCTATGCGTGTAGCTGCTGGGGCAATTGCAAAAAAAGTATTAGCTCATTTTGGAATTGAAATTTATGGTTACTGCTCTCAAATAGGTGAAATTAAAATTCCTTTTGCTGATAAAAACAATATCAATCAAAACTCTTTTTTTATCGCAAATAATGACTATATTGAAAAGTGTGAAAGTCTAATTCACAAAATTCGGAAAGAAGGTGACTCGATAGGTGCTGAGGTAACAGTAGTTGTTGATGGTCTCGAAGCTGGGTTAGGAAGACCAGTATTTGACAGACTTGATGCAAATATTGCTCATGCTTTGATGTCTATAAATGCAGTAAAAGCTGTATCTATAGGAGATGGTTTTGACTGTGTCGCTCAAAAAGGTAGTGAGCATCGTGATGAAATCACAAAAGAAGATGGTTTTTTAACTAACCATGCAGGCGGTATCTTAGGTGGTATCTCAAGTGGGCAAGAGATTTTAGCTAAAGTAGCCTTTAAGCCAACATCTAGTATTTTAAAGACTGGTAAAACGATTGATACTAACGGTGAAAACACCAATATAATCACTAAAGGTCGCCATGACCCATGTGTTGGTATCCGTGGTGTTCCTATTGCTGAGGCTATGCTTGCTTTAGTAATTATTGATGAATTTTTAATATCAAAAGCATACATATAG
- a CDS encoding DedA family protein, which translates to MSQHDFYQFLLHWGYLAVALAVIIEGEIFLIIVGITTATTLFNYPLVILAATAGAIFHDNSVFIFSKLTGRKFIEKRPHWQKKVDRSLRIIDKYDSWAILSVRFLYGLRTITILIIGLGNVKKLKFVVLDAISSLIWSTIYITLGYFFGHAILKLVDHDDIIHWVRDNKGLTIFIVLLLSSIIYISYRIFKNYLKRHK; encoded by the coding sequence ATGAGTCAGCACGATTTTTATCAATTTCTTTTACACTGGGGCTACTTAGCTGTAGCTTTAGCAGTAATAATTGAAGGAGAGATATTTTTAATTATTGTAGGCATTACGACAGCTACAACTCTTTTTAATTATCCTTTAGTTATACTAGCTGCAACTGCTGGAGCTATATTTCACGATAATAGTGTTTTTATATTTTCAAAACTCACAGGTAGAAAATTTATAGAAAAAAGACCTCATTGGCAAAAAAAGGTGGATAGATCTCTAAGAATTATTGATAAATACGACTCTTGGGCAATTTTAAGTGTTAGATTTTTGTATGGGCTAAGAACAATAACTATTTTAATTATTGGTCTAGGTAATGTAAAAAAACTAAAATTTGTAGTCTTAGATGCTATAAGTAGTCTTATTTGGTCAACCATCTATATTACATTAGGGTACTTTTTTGGTCATGCTATACTAAAATTAGTTGACCATGATGATATTATTCACTGGGTCCGTGATAACAAAGGGTTAACTATATTTATAGTTTTACTACTTTCAAGTATTATATATATCAGCTACAGAATATTTAAAAATTATCTCAAAAGGCATAAATAA
- a CDS encoding PilZ domain-containing protein, which produces MSRLDLLKKSTGSKTNTPTKKPSSRGGLLGGETKHHNKRKDELDDEDLNLNDDDFQNELNDSTSPDFDIDDNDDESNEDVNIIELDIDLDNNEGLNIESDLLSDDEDDETSEGSSEELEQTDNDIESDISERVEGKVFVDYSEDDIKVEVEYNFEHREEAYDKHVKVIQDGGLEISVAKVLNLGDITRVSITLSELKEQVGCEGRVVSVFPRNIRASGDKNQYKYIVQFIGPNASETERVLSKYLLGFKGK; this is translated from the coding sequence ATGAGTAGATTAGATCTTTTAAAAAAAAGCACCGGTTCAAAAACAAATACTCCTACTAAAAAGCCATCTAGTCGAGGTGGCCTGCTCGGAGGAGAAACTAAACATCATAACAAAAGAAAAGATGAGCTTGATGATGAAGACTTAAACTTAAATGATGATGACTTCCAGAATGAACTAAATGACTCTACTTCACCTGATTTCGATATTGATGATAATGATGATGAAAGTAATGAAGATGTAAATATTATTGAACTTGATATCGATCTTGATAACAATGAAGGACTAAATATAGAATCTGATTTACTCAGTGATGATGAAGACGATGAAACCTCAGAAGGTTCAAGTGAAGAACTAGAGCAGACTGATAATGATATAGAAAGTGATATATCAGAACGAGTTGAAGGGAAGGTTTTTGTAGACTATAGTGAAGATGATATTAAAGTAGAGGTTGAATATAACTTTGAGCATCGTGAAGAGGCTTATGATAAGCATGTAAAAGTGATACAAGATGGTGGACTTGAAATATCTGTAGCAAAAGTTCTTAACTTAGGCGATATTACTAGAGTATCGATTACTTTAAGTGAACTAAAAGAACAGGTTGGCTGTGAAGGTAGAGTGGTTTCTGTTTTTCCTCGTAACATTCGTGCTAGTGGTGATAAAAACCAATATAAATACATAGTTCAATTTATTGGTCCAAACGCTTCTGAGACTGAAAGAGTTCTTTCTAAATACCTTCTTGGTTTTAAAGGAAAATAA